One genomic window of Thermoanaerobaculum aquaticum includes the following:
- a CDS encoding F0F1 ATP synthase subunit epsilon gives MAEKLHLKVVTPTRVVVDELVDEVQLPGMLGVLGILPGHAPLLASLSIGELSYRKGVRDYFLAIQWGFAEVSGEAVTVLAEVAEKPEEIDVEAAKKARREAEEALRLAPPEEFAHHKTVLDAAVTRLAVAARR, from the coding sequence ATGGCGGAAAAGCTGCACCTAAAGGTGGTCACCCCAACCCGCGTGGTGGTGGACGAGCTGGTGGACGAGGTGCAGCTCCCCGGGATGCTGGGGGTTTTGGGCATTCTTCCAGGACACGCCCCGCTTTTGGCTTCCCTTTCCATCGGTGAGCTTTCCTACCGCAAGGGGGTGCGGGACTACTTCCTGGCCATCCAGTGGGGTTTTGCCGAGGTGAGCGGCGAAGCGGTGACGGTGCTGGCGGAAGTCGCGGAAAAACCCGAGGAAATTGACGTGGAAGCCGCCAAGAAGGCCCGTCGGGAAGCGGAAGAAGCGCTGCGCTTGGCCCCTCCCGAGGAGTTTGCCCACCACAAGACGGTGTTGGATGCCGCAGTCACACGGCTGGCGGTAGCCGCGCGCCGCTAG
- the atpD gene encoding F0F1 ATP synthase subunit beta — MAEQVVGRVVQVIGPVVDVEFPEEHLPPIYQAIEVRDKSDAGEVRVIAEVAQHLGENRVRCVSMHPTDGLVRGMKAYDLGGPISMPVGKETLGRVLNVVGEPVDERGPIVTKERWPIHREAPSFEEQSTTIEMFETGIKVIDLLEPYSKGGKTGLFGGAGVGKTVLIMELINNVALQHGGYSVFAGVGERTREGNDLWLEMQESGVIDPNDWRKSKAALIYGQMTEPPGARLRVGLSGLTVAEYFRDVEEQDVLLFIDNIFRFTQAGSEVSALLGRMPSAVGYQPNLATEMGELQERITSTKKGSITSVQAIYVPADDLTDPAPATTFAHLDATTVLSRQIAELGIYPAVDPLASTSRILDPHVVGEEHYRVAREVQRILQKYKELQDIIAILGIDELSEEDKLIVARARKIQRFLSQPFHVAEQFTGLKGKYVPIAETVRGFRMIVEGELDHIPEQAFYMKGTIDEVLEHAERLKAEVA, encoded by the coding sequence ATGGCAGAACAAGTGGTGGGACGTGTGGTGCAGGTCATCGGTCCGGTGGTGGACGTGGAGTTCCCTGAGGAACACCTGCCCCCCATTTACCAAGCCATCGAGGTGCGGGATAAAAGCGATGCCGGCGAGGTTCGCGTCATTGCCGAGGTGGCCCAGCACCTGGGGGAAAACCGGGTGCGTTGCGTGTCCATGCACCCCACCGACGGCTTGGTGCGGGGCATGAAAGCCTACGACCTCGGGGGCCCCATTTCCATGCCGGTGGGGAAGGAAACCCTGGGCCGGGTGCTCAACGTGGTGGGCGAGCCTGTGGACGAGCGGGGGCCCATCGTTACCAAAGAGCGGTGGCCCATCCACCGGGAGGCCCCTTCCTTTGAGGAGCAGTCCACCACCATCGAGATGTTTGAAACCGGCATCAAGGTCATTGACCTTTTGGAGCCTTACTCGAAGGGTGGCAAAACCGGCCTTTTCGGTGGGGCCGGTGTGGGCAAGACCGTGCTCATCATGGAGCTCATCAACAACGTGGCCCTGCAGCACGGTGGCTACTCGGTGTTTGCCGGCGTTGGCGAGCGCACCCGTGAAGGCAACGACCTGTGGCTGGAAATGCAGGAATCGGGGGTTATTGACCCCAACGATTGGCGCAAGTCCAAGGCCGCGCTCATTTACGGGCAAATGACCGAGCCGCCGGGTGCCCGTTTGCGGGTGGGACTTTCCGGTCTGACCGTAGCCGAGTACTTCCGCGACGTAGAAGAGCAAGACGTGCTGCTGTTTATTGACAACATCTTCCGCTTCACGCAGGCGGGCTCGGAGGTTTCCGCGCTTCTGGGCCGCATGCCTTCGGCGGTGGGGTACCAACCCAACCTGGCCACGGAAATGGGCGAGCTGCAGGAGCGCATCACCTCCACCAAGAAGGGGTCCATCACCTCGGTGCAGGCCATTTACGTGCCGGCCGACGACCTCACCGACCCGGCTCCCGCTACCACCTTTGCCCACCTGGACGCCACCACCGTGCTTTCCCGGCAAATTGCCGAGCTGGGTATTTACCCGGCGGTGGATCCCCTGGCCTCCACCTCCCGCATTTTGGACCCCCACGTGGTGGGGGAGGAGCACTACCGGGTGGCCCGGGAGGTGCAGCGCATCCTGCAGAAGTACAAGGAGCTGCAGGACATTATTGCCATTTTGGGGATTGACGAGCTTTCCGAAGAGGACAAGCTCATCGTGGCGCGGGCCCGCAAGATCCAGCGCTTCCTCTCGCAGCCTTTCCACGTGGCCGAGCAGTTCACGGGTCTCAAAGGGAAGTACGTGCCTATTGCAGAAACCGTGCGTGGTTTTCGCATGATCGTGGAAGGGGAACTGGACCACATCCCCGAACAAGCTTTTTACATGAAAGGCACCATTGATGAGGTTCTGGAGCACGCCGAAAGGCTCAAGGCTGAGGTGGCGTAA
- a CDS encoding F0F1 ATP synthase subunit B family protein: MNLPNVSFLLVVACFWLAFWVVNRQLVRPILAILDEREKRVNSGREAFEQARAELEQALAERERELAQVAAEAQKERARLRAEGEQKRREKLEAARAEGQKRLAQFQAELEQETQRARQELAKHTRELARELAQRLLGRALAS; the protein is encoded by the coding sequence GTGAACCTACCGAACGTATCGTTCCTCTTGGTGGTGGCGTGTTTTTGGCTGGCGTTTTGGGTTGTGAACCGCCAGCTGGTCCGCCCTATCCTCGCCATCCTCGACGAGCGGGAAAAGCGGGTGAACTCTGGCCGGGAGGCTTTTGAACAGGCTAGAGCCGAGCTTGAGCAAGCCCTGGCCGAGCGGGAACGGGAGCTGGCGCAGGTGGCGGCGGAAGCGCAAAAGGAACGCGCCCGCTTGCGGGCGGAAGGGGAGCAAAAGCGGCGGGAAAAGCTGGAAGCGGCCCGGGCCGAAGGGCAGAAGCGCTTGGCGCAGTTCCAAGCTGAGCTGGAGCAGGAAACGCAGCGGGCTCGCCAGGAGCTGGCCAAACACACGCGGGAGCTGGCGCGGGAGCTGGCCCAGCGGCTGTTGGGGAGGGCGCTGGCGTCATGA
- the atpA gene encoding F0F1 ATP synthase subunit alpha, whose translation MQVKLGEITDILRRHLEGVATSVEMAEVGTVVSVGDGIARVFGLDRVMAGEMVQFPHGVYGLALNLEEDSVGCVLLGESSAIKEGDEVRRTGKILSVPVGPALVGRVVNPLGEPLDGKGPITAAEYYPVERIAPGVVRRQPVKEPMQTGIKAVDAMIPIGRGQRELIIGDRQTGKTSLAVDTIINQKGKGVICIYVAIGQKRSTVAHVVKTLEDYGAMEHTIVVAATASEPAPLQYLAPYAGCAMGEYFLYNGQHALCVYDDLSKHAAAYREISLLLRRPPGREAYPGDVFYLHSRLLERAAKLRDDLGGGSLTALPIIETQAGDVSAYIPTNVISITDGQIFLETDLFYAGVRPAVNVGISVSRVGGNAQIKAMKKVAGTLRLELAQYRELAAFAQFGSDLDKATQRQLARGERLVELLKQDLHDTMPVELQVVSVFAGTRGFLDGLKVSAVRPFERYLHDFVKLHHPQVLETIVATGKLEGAVEEELQQACKDAVAAFLREHPEAALA comes from the coding sequence ATGCAGGTTAAGTTGGGTGAGATTACCGATATCTTGCGCCGGCACTTGGAAGGGGTGGCTACCTCGGTGGAAATGGCCGAGGTGGGGACGGTGGTGTCGGTGGGTGACGGCATTGCCCGGGTCTTTGGCTTGGATCGGGTCATGGCTGGGGAGATGGTCCAGTTCCCCCACGGGGTTTACGGCTTGGCCCTGAACCTGGAAGAAGACTCGGTGGGTTGCGTGTTGCTGGGCGAGTCCAGCGCCATCAAGGAAGGGGACGAGGTACGGCGCACCGGCAAGATCCTTTCCGTGCCGGTGGGCCCCGCTCTTGTGGGCCGGGTGGTCAACCCCCTGGGCGAGCCGTTGGACGGCAAGGGACCCATCACCGCCGCCGAGTACTACCCCGTGGAGCGCATTGCTCCCGGTGTGGTGCGCCGGCAGCCGGTGAAGGAGCCCATGCAAACCGGCATCAAGGCCGTGGACGCCATGATCCCCATTGGCCGCGGGCAACGGGAGCTCATCATTGGCGACCGGCAAACCGGCAAGACCTCTCTGGCGGTGGACACCATCATCAACCAGAAGGGCAAAGGGGTGATTTGCATTTACGTGGCCATTGGCCAAAAGCGCTCCACCGTGGCCCATGTGGTGAAGACCCTAGAAGACTACGGGGCCATGGAGCACACCATCGTGGTGGCGGCCACCGCTTCGGAGCCGGCACCCCTGCAGTACCTGGCCCCGTACGCCGGCTGCGCCATGGGTGAGTACTTCCTCTACAACGGCCAGCACGCCCTGTGCGTGTACGACGACCTCTCCAAACACGCCGCCGCCTACCGGGAGATTTCGCTTTTGCTGCGCCGGCCCCCGGGTCGCGAGGCGTACCCCGGCGATGTGTTTTACCTCCACTCGCGGCTCTTGGAGCGGGCCGCCAAGCTGCGGGATGACCTGGGTGGGGGTTCGCTCACCGCGCTGCCCATCATCGAAACCCAGGCTGGAGACGTTTCCGCTTACATCCCCACCAACGTCATTTCCATTACCGACGGCCAAATCTTCCTGGAAACCGACCTCTTTTACGCTGGCGTGCGGCCAGCGGTGAACGTGGGCATTTCCGTGTCCCGGGTGGGCGGCAACGCGCAAATCAAGGCCATGAAGAAGGTGGCCGGTACCCTGCGCCTGGAGCTGGCCCAGTACCGGGAGCTGGCGGCCTTTGCCCAGTTCGGCTCGGACCTGGACAAGGCCACCCAGAGGCAGCTGGCCCGCGGTGAGCGCCTGGTGGAGCTTTTGAAGCAGGACCTCCACGACACCATGCCGGTGGAGCTGCAGGTGGTTTCGGTGTTTGCGGGAACCCGCGGCTTTTTGGATGGCCTCAAGGTTTCGGCGGTTCGCCCCTTTGAGCGTTACCTCCACGACTTCGTGAAGCTCCACCACCCGCAGGTTCTGGAAACCATCGTGGCCACCGGAAAGCTGGAGGGAGCGGTGGAGGAGGAGCTGCAACAGGCCTGCAAGGACGCGGTGGCGGCGTTCCTGAGGGAGCACCCGGAGGCGGCCCTTGCCTAG
- the atpG gene encoding ATP synthase F1 subunit gamma: MPSRLDLRRRIRSVKATEQITKAMKMVAAARLRRWQNRILEARPYAEELSLVLRRVAAKVSERKHPLLQVRPENRVALVVVTGDKGLCGAFNANVLREVAAILESKRFPEVEITLVGRKGAEYFRHKGIPLASVHLDLMGRLTPEGAYALARELRGKFESGQVDAVYVVYNHFKSLIQQQVKVEKLLPIEREQLGDGDGEVPMLFEPTPQAILHALLPRNVEFQVWRMLLDSVAAEHAARMVAMDSASKNAAEMIDRLTLTYNRVRQATITKELIEIVSGAAALGGR; encoded by the coding sequence TTGCCTAGCCGGCTGGACCTCCGCCGCCGCATTCGCTCGGTGAAGGCCACCGAGCAAATTACCAAGGCCATGAAGATGGTGGCGGCGGCCCGTCTGCGCCGGTGGCAAAACCGCATCCTGGAGGCAAGGCCCTACGCCGAAGAGCTCTCCCTGGTGCTCCGCCGGGTGGCGGCCAAGGTTTCCGAGCGGAAGCACCCCCTGCTGCAGGTGCGCCCGGAAAACCGCGTGGCGCTGGTGGTGGTCACCGGCGACAAGGGGCTCTGCGGCGCCTTTAACGCCAACGTCTTGCGGGAGGTGGCCGCCATTCTCGAAAGCAAGCGTTTCCCGGAGGTGGAGATCACCCTGGTGGGGCGCAAAGGAGCCGAGTACTTCCGCCACAAGGGCATCCCTCTGGCCTCTGTGCACCTGGACCTCATGGGGCGGCTCACCCCGGAAGGGGCCTACGCCCTGGCCCGGGAGCTGCGGGGCAAGTTTGAGTCAGGGCAGGTGGACGCGGTGTACGTGGTGTACAACCACTTCAAGAGCCTGATCCAGCAGCAGGTGAAGGTGGAGAAGCTCTTGCCCATTGAGCGGGAGCAGCTGGGCGACGGGGATGGCGAGGTGCCCATGCTGTTTGAGCCCACCCCGCAAGCCATCCTCCACGCGCTCTTGCCCCGTAATGTGGAGTTCCAGGTGTGGCGCATGCTTTTGGACTCGGTGGCGGCGGAGCACGCCGCGCGCATGGTGGCCATGGATTCGGCGTCCAAGAACGCCGCGGAAATGATTGACCGCTTGACCCTCACCTACAACCGGGTGCGGCAAGCAACCATTACCAAAGAGCTTATTGAAATCGTGTCCGGTGCAGCAGCACTGGGCGGGCGGTAG
- the atpH gene encoding ATP synthase F1 subunit delta — protein sequence MSRRLARPYAQALFSVVKPEGAEALKVANEALARAAAAFASLPDLVRAFEVPTLSRRQKSELLHAVSRELALPPKVQRLLVAMQTHYRLRYLSLVAEEFGLLCDRFFGVVRGKVLVPTVLRPEQLSALEQALVQVVASQVALEQEEKPELLAGFVVRLGSLVFDGSLKRQLELFVEKSLPGGGRYAG from the coding sequence ATGAGCCGGCGTCTGGCCCGTCCCTACGCCCAAGCGCTCTTTTCGGTGGTCAAGCCGGAAGGGGCGGAAGCTCTGAAGGTGGCCAACGAAGCTTTGGCCCGGGCAGCAGCGGCCTTCGCCTCGCTGCCGGATCTGGTGCGGGCCTTTGAGGTTCCCACCCTCTCCCGCCGGCAGAAGTCCGAGCTTTTACACGCGGTGTCCCGGGAGCTGGCGCTTCCCCCCAAGGTCCAACGCCTTCTGGTCGCCATGCAAACCCACTACCGGTTGCGCTACCTGTCGTTGGTGGCCGAGGAGTTTGGGCTTTTGTGCGACCGCTTCTTCGGCGTAGTGCGGGGCAAGGTGCTGGTGCCCACGGTTCTCCGCCCCGAACAGCTTTCAGCGCTGGAGCAAGCGCTGGTGCAGGTGGTGGCAAGCCAGGTGGCGCTGGAGCAGGAGGAAAAGCCGGAGCTTTTGGCGGGGTTTGTGGTGCGCCTTGGAAGCCTCGTGTTTGATGGGTCTTTGAAGCGGCAACTGGAGCTTTTCGTGGAAAAAAGCCTGCCCGGAGGAGGGCGCTATGCAGGTTAA
- a CDS encoding TonB-dependent receptor plug domain-containing protein, whose product MKAWSCLVLGVFLCLPLAAQQPTFTETVVVTASGEEENLESVAAAVTVFDEGEISRSLETSLAALLRRSSGVTLLRSGLDGGVTSLFSRGTNSTHTLVLFEGIRLNDPYFGGYDWSLPLTAGVGKLELVRGPYSALYGADALGGVVQLFAPQRSGTSWQILGETGSGGWSRYQGGVSVGSQSWDLSVQAVERQGTGELVNDDFWGKALTFSAGFRPRDGARVGVLVRASRSRTEIPFSGAQATPHRFTAAEETLVGLPWRFRLGPSLQLEGHLARVEGNLTFRDPDDPWGYTAADTDKESWQGRLALRGQLGPHRWQLGGEWRQDEVTAGSSFGPALTDRKQTVRSLFLQDRWSLGRGGEVTAGLRWDRAGAWEELSPRVTWSLPWASGRVWVAAGKGFRAPSLGELYYPYSGNPTLQPERSESVELGVTQMLGNVMLQLVPFANRITNLVDFDYTTWRFANIAESRQKGVELSLERRLQHRLLRLSGTYLEAEDQDGLRLLRRPQWSGSFTLGENFAWGQGEVSLVYVGRRPDLDPVSFARVQQGGFFTANLAAQLPLTELSALTVRVENLADRSYQEVRGYPAPGRRVFVGLALGRQ is encoded by the coding sequence ATGAAAGCCTGGTCTTGTCTCGTCTTAGGTGTTTTCCTTTGTTTGCCCCTGGCGGCGCAGCAACCTACCTTTACCGAAACCGTGGTGGTTACCGCTTCCGGCGAAGAAGAAAACCTGGAATCGGTGGCCGCGGCGGTCACGGTTTTCGATGAGGGGGAGATCTCCCGGAGCTTGGAGACCTCGCTAGCTGCTCTCCTGCGCCGGAGCTCCGGGGTTACGCTTTTGCGCTCGGGGCTGGATGGTGGGGTCACCTCGCTTTTCTCCCGGGGGACCAACTCCACCCATACCCTGGTGCTCTTTGAGGGCATTCGCCTCAACGACCCTTACTTTGGCGGGTACGACTGGAGCTTGCCCCTCACCGCCGGAGTTGGCAAGTTGGAGCTGGTGCGGGGGCCGTACTCCGCCCTTTACGGTGCCGACGCCCTGGGTGGGGTGGTGCAGCTCTTTGCCCCGCAAAGAAGCGGGACCTCATGGCAGATTTTGGGGGAAACCGGCAGCGGCGGCTGGAGCCGGTACCAGGGGGGCGTGAGCGTGGGGAGCCAGTCCTGGGACCTTTCGGTGCAGGCGGTGGAGCGGCAGGGCACCGGCGAGCTGGTTAACGACGACTTCTGGGGCAAGGCTTTGACCTTTTCCGCCGGCTTCCGCCCCCGGGACGGTGCCCGCGTGGGGGTGCTGGTGCGGGCCAGCCGCAGCCGCACGGAAATCCCCTTTTCCGGAGCGCAGGCCACCCCGCACCGCTTTACAGCCGCCGAAGAAACGCTGGTGGGGCTGCCCTGGCGCTTCCGCCTTGGTCCCTCCCTGCAGCTGGAAGGGCACCTGGCCCGGGTGGAGGGGAACCTCACCTTCCGTGACCCCGACGACCCCTGGGGTTACACCGCCGCTGACACCGACAAGGAGAGCTGGCAGGGGCGGTTGGCCCTGCGCGGCCAGCTTGGGCCCCACCGTTGGCAGCTGGGCGGGGAGTGGCGGCAGGACGAGGTAACGGCCGGCTCCAGCTTCGGCCCCGCCCTCACCGACCGCAAGCAAACGGTGCGCTCGCTTTTCCTGCAGGATCGCTGGAGCCTGGGCAGGGGCGGCGAGGTGACCGCCGGGCTGCGCTGGGATCGGGCCGGGGCTTGGGAGGAGCTTTCCCCCCGCGTCACCTGGAGCTTGCCGTGGGCTTCCGGCCGGGTGTGGGTGGCGGCGGGCAAGGGCTTCCGGGCTCCCTCCCTGGGCGAACTGTACTACCCCTACTCCGGAAACCCCACCCTGCAACCCGAGCGCTCCGAAAGTGTGGAATTAGGGGTAACCCAGATGCTGGGCAACGTCATGCTCCAGCTGGTTCCCTTTGCCAACCGCATCACCAATTTGGTGGACTTCGACTACACCACCTGGCGCTTTGCCAACATCGCCGAGTCGCGGCAAAAGGGCGTGGAGCTGAGCCTTGAGCGCCGCCTGCAACATCGCCTTCTGCGCCTTTCCGGCACCTACCTGGAAGCGGAAGACCAAGACGGCTTGCGGCTCTTGCGTCGCCCCCAGTGGTCTGGATCCTTCACGCTGGGGGAAAACTTTGCCTGGGGCCAAGGCGAGGTCAGCCTGGTGTACGTAGGGAGGCGGCCAGATTTGGACCCGGTGAGCTTCGCCCGGGTGCAGCAAGGTGGTTTTTTCACCGCCAACCTCGCCGCCCAGCTCCCGTTGACGGAGCTTTCGGCCCTCACCGTCCGGGTGGAAAACCTTGCCGACCGTTCCTACCAGGAGGTGCGGGGCTACCCGGCCCCGGGTCGCCGGGTGTTTGTGGGCCTCGCTTTGGGTCGCCAGTAA
- a CDS encoding F0F1 ATP synthase subunit B family protein, with protein sequence MRVWWVAGVWLTAQAAEAAEGAAETFLGLPTVLWKTANLVVFLGLLAWLLARPLSRFFHTRREEIARDLREAERLRAEAAAMQQQMSAKLAALEGEMVALRDRLRREGEAERDRLIAEGEQEAAKFLRQVEDEATRRLLAARQQLAREAAEAAAAVAWEILGKELTPQDRDRIFETTLARLSREVRA encoded by the coding sequence ATGAGGGTTTGGTGGGTTGCCGGGGTTTGGCTAACCGCGCAGGCGGCGGAAGCGGCCGAGGGGGCGGCGGAAACGTTTCTGGGGCTCCCTACGGTCCTTTGGAAAACCGCAAACCTCGTGGTGTTTTTGGGGTTGCTGGCGTGGCTTTTGGCCCGTCCCCTGTCCCGCTTTTTCCACACCCGTCGGGAGGAAATTGCCCGCGATCTGCGGGAAGCTGAGCGGCTGCGGGCGGAAGCGGCGGCCATGCAGCAGCAGATGAGCGCCAAGCTTGCTGCCCTGGAAGGGGAAATGGTGGCCCTGCGGGATCGGCTGCGGCGGGAAGGTGAGGCGGAGCGGGACCGTTTGATCGCAGAGGGGGAACAAGAGGCCGCCAAGTTCCTGCGGCAGGTGGAGGATGAGGCCACCCGGCGGCTTTTGGCGGCCCGCCAGCAGCTGGCCCGGGAAGCGGCGGAAGCGGCGGCAGCGGTGGCCTGGGAAATCCTGGGCAAGGAGCTCACCCCCCAAGATCGGGACCGCATCTTTGAAACCACTCTGGCCCGCCTTTCCCGGGAGGTGCGCGCATGA